The following are encoded together in the Gemmobacter sp. genome:
- the repA gene encoding plasmid partitioning protein RepA: protein MTNPTTPLPGTIAGTISANAARLSEALDAHMRNSFQPESRKALRKFHPAEVSELTGISMSNLRTRHQEGDFPEVETDSRGRRLYSAQDIDAIRHVMARTGRNGEAYLPGRREGDGLQVISVVNFKGGSGKTTTAIHLAQRYALRGYRVLALDMDPQASLTTMFGYRPELEFAESGTIYDALRYADPVPLSQVIRKTYFHNLDLAPAGLLLSEYETETAYALQHKIDPPFTQRLAIALDEVEADYDLVIIDCPPQLGFTTMTALLASTGLLITVIPSMLDVASMAQFLEMAGETVRTLEDATGPTDWRFLKFLIARYEPTDVPQSQMAGFLRSILLDQVLTTPLLKSTAISDAGMTQQTIYELDPSQVVRKTLDRIIESINGVGDEFEKTIQQAWGRRI from the coding sequence GTGACAAACCCGACCACCCCCCTTCCCGGCACCATCGCCGGGACCATCAGCGCAAACGCCGCCCGCCTGTCCGAGGCGCTGGATGCCCATATGCGCAACAGCTTTCAACCCGAAAGCCGCAAGGCCCTGCGCAAGTTCCACCCGGCCGAGGTGTCGGAGCTGACCGGGATCAGCATGTCGAACCTGCGCACCCGCCATCAGGAAGGCGACTTCCCCGAGGTGGAAACCGACAGCCGTGGACGCCGGCTGTATTCGGCGCAGGATATCGACGCGATCCGCCATGTCATGGCCCGCACCGGCCGCAACGGCGAAGCCTATCTGCCCGGCCGGCGCGAAGGCGACGGGTTGCAGGTGATCTCGGTCGTCAACTTCAAGGGTGGGTCGGGCAAGACCACGACCGCCATTCACCTGGCGCAACGCTATGCCCTGCGCGGCTACCGCGTGTTGGCGCTGGACATGGATCCGCAGGCCAGCCTGACCACGATGTTCGGCTATCGCCCGGAACTGGAATTCGCCGAAAGCGGCACGATCTACGATGCGCTGCGCTATGCCGATCCGGTGCCGCTAAGCCAGGTGATCCGCAAGACCTATTTCCACAACCTGGATCTGGCGCCTGCCGGGCTGCTGCTGTCGGAGTATGAAACCGAAACGGCCTATGCCCTGCAACACAAGATCGACCCGCCCTTTACCCAGCGGCTGGCCATCGCGCTGGACGAGGTGGAGGCCGATTACGATCTGGTGATCATCGACTGCCCCCCGCAGCTCGGCTTTACCACCATGACCGCGCTTCTGGCATCGACCGGGCTGCTGATTACGGTGATTCCCAGCATGCTGGATGTGGCATCCATGGCGCAATTCCTTGAAATGGCTGGGGAAACCGTGCGGACGCTGGAGGATGCGACCGGCCCCACCGACTGGCGGTTCCTGAAATTCCTGATCGCCCGCTATGAACCGACGGACGTGCCGCAATCGCAGATGGCGGGGTTCCTGCGGTCGATCCTGCTGGATCAGGTGCTTACGACACCGTTGCTGAAATCCACCGCGATCTCGGATGCCGGGATGACGCAGCAGACGATCTACGAACTCGACCCGTCGCAGGTGGTGCGCAAGACGCTGGACCGCATCATCGAAAGCATCAACGGCGTCGGGGATGAATTCGAAAAGACCATCCAGCAGGCCTGGGGACGGAGGATCTGA
- the repB gene encoding plasmid partitioning protein RepB: MARRNLFQPPPPPPEEPADGRPRFPNTGAMSGVKSTLRDLSSNAVREIDPALIDDGGPKDRLAFSDADVADLAESIRQHGQQVPIMVRPLADQPGRYRIVYGRRRLRALRLIGVAAKALVRTLSDEQAIVAQGQENSQRLDPSFIEKALFAAELGSAGYEPAVILDALAIDKPMLSRMNKVAREIPEAVAQLIGPAHGIGRRRWEDLADATRDHDLDLIGLAQGIDGLDQLASDERFARIAAAAARPETLSPPPAQLVAHPDGTPLAELRETPRAVTLRLPSSDFSRWVRDNADNLVTRLYDEWQSTARKG, translated from the coding sequence ATGGCACGCCGCAACCTGTTCCAACCGCCGCCCCCACCGCCCGAGGAACCGGCCGATGGCCGGCCGCGCTTTCCCAACACCGGGGCGATGTCGGGGGTGAAATCCACCCTGCGCGATCTGTCCAGCAATGCGGTGCGCGAAATCGACCCCGCGCTGATCGACGATGGCGGACCCAAGGACCGGCTGGCATTTTCCGATGCCGATGTGGCGGACCTGGCCGAGAGCATTCGCCAGCATGGCCAGCAGGTGCCCATCATGGTGCGGCCGCTGGCCGACCAGCCGGGCCGCTACCGCATCGTCTATGGCCGCCGCCGCCTGCGGGCGCTGCGGCTGATCGGCGTTGCCGCCAAGGCGCTGGTGCGCACCCTGTCCGATGAACAGGCCATCGTGGCGCAGGGGCAGGAAAACAGCCAGCGGCTGGACCCCAGCTTTATCGAAAAGGCGCTGTTCGCGGCGGAACTGGGCAGCGCGGGCTATGAGCCGGCGGTGATCCTGGATGCGCTGGCCATCGACAAACCGATGCTGTCGCGGATGAACAAGGTTGCGCGCGAGATCCCCGAGGCGGTCGCCCAGCTGATCGGCCCCGCCCATGGCATCGGTCGCCGCCGGTGGGAGGATCTGGCCGATGCGACGCGCGATCACGATCTGGATCTGATCGGGCTGGCGCAGGGCATCGACGGGCTGGACCAGCTGGCATCGGACGAACGCTTTGCCCGGATCGCCGCTGCCGCCGCACGGCCCGAAACGCTGTCGCCCCCCCCTGCCCAGCTGGTCGCGCATCCCGATGGCACCCCGCTGGCCGAACTGCGGGAAACGCCGCGTGCCGTAACCCTGCGGCTGCCATCAAGCGATTTCTCGCGCTGGGTCCGGGACAATGCCGACAATCTGGTGACGCGGCTTTACGACGAATGGCAATCCACGGCCCGCAAGGGCTGA
- the repC gene encoding plasmid replication protein RepC — protein sequence MAFIQISAPVQARDGVALSADNALPDRFALIDLVRRAAPLIGLKAPVIATLDALLSCLPPRRTHHVVFASNQTLAFRRDGISDRTLRRHFALLEEAGFLTRHDSPNGKRFTRHDSAAGVALRFGLDLAPLFAQVAELTARATAASQQAERLAYLRMKLRVAIARAMAGNPDDPAALAAQPLLRRKQSADDLTAAIATLRNSAPVDNPGAPPAPDTNLSATDGQNVRHHQKSKEEPIEKDPASGEPLNIPILLDTCPDAAEFAMTPITTPTDVIDHAAMLAPMMGIDRATYRTAETRLGALPSALTIWMILSMRGKVQQAGAYFRALTLGKRSNGFDPWQVILRMHRRAMAMPPDCPRTTA from the coding sequence ATGGCATTCATCCAGATTTCCGCACCTGTGCAGGCGCGGGACGGCGTAGCATTGTCCGCGGACAATGCCCTGCCCGACCGTTTTGCCCTGATCGACCTTGTTCGCCGTGCCGCGCCGCTGATCGGGCTGAAGGCCCCGGTGATTGCCACGCTGGATGCGCTGTTGTCCTGCCTGCCGCCGCGCCGGACGCATCATGTGGTCTTCGCCTCGAACCAGACGCTAGCTTTTCGACGCGATGGCATCTCCGACCGCACCCTGCGCCGGCACTTCGCCCTGCTGGAGGAAGCCGGGTTCCTGACCCGCCACGATAGCCCGAACGGCAAGCGGTTCACCCGGCACGACAGCGCGGCCGGCGTTGCGCTGCGGTTTGGCCTGGATCTCGCACCACTGTTCGCCCAGGTCGCGGAACTGACGGCCCGGGCCACCGCCGCCAGCCAGCAGGCAGAACGGCTGGCCTATCTGCGGATGAAGCTGCGGGTTGCCATCGCCCGGGCGATGGCAGGCAACCCTGACGATCCGGCCGCGCTGGCCGCCCAGCCGCTGTTGCGCCGCAAGCAATCAGCCGATGATCTGACGGCCGCCATCGCGACCCTGCGCAACAGCGCCCCTGTGGATAACCCGGGCGCCCCCCCTGCCCCGGACACAAACCTGTCCGCCACTGACGGCCAGAATGTCCGCCATCATCAGAAGTCGAAAGAAGAACCTATTGAAAAAGACCCGGCCAGCGGCGAACCGCTGAACATCCCGATCCTGCTCGATACTTGCCCAGACGCTGCGGAATTTGCCATGACGCCGATCACAACCCCCACCGATGTGATAGATCACGCCGCAATGCTGGCACCGATGATGGGCATTGATCGCGCCACCTATCGCACCGCCGAAACCCGGCTGGGTGCGCTACCATCGGCGCTGACGATCTGGATGATCCTGTCGATGCGCGGCAAGGTGCAGCAAGCCGGTGCCTATTTCCGCGCCCTGACGCTGGGCAAGCGCAGCAACGGGTTTGACCCGTGGCAGGTCATCCTGCGCATGCATCGCCGGGCAATGGCCATGCCGCCGGATTGTCCGCGGACAACGGCGTAG
- a CDS encoding VOC family protein — protein MTITPAPLIRGVNHVSFTVTDLDGPIAFFRDGLGFALTSRAGRPAALAADLTGVPGADVEIAFLTGPGLVLELIRFLAPARADGPLPAANCPSAAHVALETDALDRGLDIARRFGLRQVGRVVQVATGPNRGRRLVYLQHPAGVNIELVSDAEIR, from the coding sequence ATGACCATCACGCCCGCCCCGCTGATCCGTGGGGTTAATCATGTGTCCTTTACCGTCACCGATCTGGATGGTCCCATCGCCTTTTTTCGCGACGGGCTGGGGTTTGCGCTGACCTCGCGGGCGGGACGTCCGGCGGCGCTTGCGGCCGATCTGACGGGCGTGCCGGGGGCCGATGTCGAAATCGCATTCCTGACCGGGCCGGGGCTGGTGCTGGAACTGATCCGCTTTCTGGCGCCCGCGCGCGCCGATGGGCCATTGCCGGCCGCGAACTGCCCATCGGCCGCGCATGTCGCGCTGGAAACCGATGCGCTGGACCGCGGGCTGGACATTGCGCGCCGGTTCGGCCTGCGGCAGGTCGGGCGCGTGGTGCAGGTGGCCACGGGGCCGAACCGGGGCAGGCGGCTGGTTTATCTGCAGCATCCGGCGGGGGTGAACATCGAACTGGTGTCGGACGCAGAAATCCGTTGA
- a CDS encoding MBL fold metallo-hydrolase, whose product MRLTFLGSAAALADPDRAQTAILIELDSGAKYLVDCGEGATRNMLKADVNPADVGTVFLTHLHMDHIIGLPYHILTGWIFGRRAAPQVYGPPGTADFLRHALEGGAYDVDIRARGAYPMRQRNMAAVRPQVTEITAGVIHDDGALRVTALPVRHIPEDICMCYGFRLEAEGKVIALSSDTAPCDNVGRLAQDADLLIHECTFPQSFIDHRARTGVGTFNHTTPTQVGEIARDAGAKRLVATHFGHFDTVNPALKRAATAHMPVDLCGPHLIDEVARDIRKAFHGPLYLAHDLMRIDL is encoded by the coding sequence ATGCGACTGACCTTCCTCGGCTCGGCAGCTGCGCTGGCCGACCCTGATCGCGCGCAAACCGCGATCCTGATCGAGCTGGACAGCGGGGCGAAATACCTTGTCGACTGCGGCGAGGGCGCGACGCGCAACATGCTGAAGGCAGACGTGAATCCGGCCGATGTGGGAACGGTGTTCCTGACGCATCTGCACATGGATCACATCATCGGCCTGCCCTATCACATCCTGACCGGCTGGATCTTTGGCCGGCGGGCGGCCCCGCAGGTCTATGGCCCGCCCGGCACCGCCGATTTCCTGCGCCATGCGCTGGAAGGCGGCGCCTATGACGTCGATATCCGCGCCCGCGGCGCCTATCCCATGCGGCAACGCAACATGGCCGCCGTGCGCCCGCAGGTGACAGAGATCACGGCAGGCGTGATCCACGACGATGGCGCGCTGCGGGTGACCGCGCTGCCGGTGCGCCATATCCCCGAGGATATCTGCATGTGCTACGGCTTCCGGCTGGAGGCCGAGGGCAAGGTGATCGCGCTGTCATCCGACACCGCGCCTTGCGACAACGTGGGACGGCTGGCGCAGGATGCAGACCTGCTGATCCACGAATGCACCTTTCCGCAAAGCTTCATCGACCATCGCGCGCGCACCGGGGTTGGCACATTCAACCACACGACCCCCACGCAAGTGGGCGAGATCGCCCGCGATGCGGGGGCCAAGCGGCTAGTGGCTACGCATTTCGGCCATTTCGATACGGTGAACCCGGCGCTGAAGCGTGCCGCGACCGCGCATATGCCCGTCGACCTGTGCGGCCCGCATCTGATCGACGAAGTGGCCCGCGACATCCGCAAGGCATTCCACGGGCCGCTCTACCTCGCCCACGACCTCATGCGGATCGACCTTTAG
- a CDS encoding TRAP transporter substrate-binding protein, with protein sequence MTRTTGALAALTSLAALTGAAIADPVTLRLSHWLPPTHPIITQSIEPWSKAVTEASGGTITFEMFPAAQLGKAEDHYDLARDGIADMAWLNPGFNPGRFTAFAAVQVPMTVSDGLGGIAALNDWYPEYAATEMQDVHFCLAHMLSPLIVHSKTRVERPADLKGMKIRPSSAMEALFIRNFGGSTVPGGNPEAREMMDRGIIDGTTGVVGSQFVFKTIDSVKYHLDVPFSAVSFVMVMNPDTYAGMDDAQKTVIDKFCSGEAAVAHFSAPQAFEDDGFARLRGMTDTHEVVTPPPAILAEWKEGARAVEAEWAKEAQAKSLDPAAIRSKLHSALAARNAAVD encoded by the coding sequence ATGACCAGAACCACGGGGGCGCTGGCCGCCCTGACAAGCCTTGCTGCCCTGACAGGCGCCGCCATTGCCGATCCGGTGACGCTGCGCCTGTCGCATTGGCTGCCGCCGACCCATCCGATCATCACCCAGTCGATCGAACCGTGGTCCAAAGCGGTGACCGAGGCGTCGGGCGGCACCATCACGTTCGAGATGTTCCCGGCTGCCCAGCTGGGCAAGGCCGAAGATCACTATGACCTGGCGCGCGACGGCATTGCGGACATGGCCTGGCTGAACCCCGGCTTCAACCCCGGCCGCTTTACCGCCTTTGCCGCCGTGCAGGTGCCGATGACCGTTTCCGACGGGCTGGGCGGCATTGCGGCGCTGAACGACTGGTATCCCGAATATGCCGCGACCGAGATGCAGGACGTGCATTTCTGCCTGGCGCATATGCTGTCGCCGCTGATCGTCCACAGCAAGACCCGGGTGGAACGGCCCGCCGACCTGAAGGGCATGAAGATCCGGCCCTCCTCGGCCATGGAGGCGCTGTTCATCCGCAACTTCGGTGGCAGCACCGTTCCGGGCGGCAACCCCGAAGCGCGCGAGATGATGGACCGCGGCATCATCGACGGCACCACCGGCGTGGTCGGATCGCAGTTCGTGTTCAAGACCATCGACTCGGTGAAATACCATCTGGATGTGCCGTTCTCGGCCGTGTCCTTTGTCATGGTGATGAACCCCGACACCTACGCCGGCATGGATGATGCGCAAAAGACCGTCATCGACAAGTTCTGTAGCGGCGAGGCGGCGGTGGCCCATTTTTCCGCCCCGCAGGCGTTCGAGGACGATGGCTTTGCCAGGCTGCGCGGCATGACCGACACGCACGAGGTGGTGACCCCGCCGCCCGCGATCCTGGCCGAATGGAAAGAGGGCGCCCGGGCCGTCGAGGCCGAATGGGCGAAGGAGGCGCAGGCCAAGTCGCTGGATCCCGCCGCCATCCGCAGCAAGCTGCACAGCGCGCTGGCCGCCCGCAACGCGGCCGTCGACTGA
- a CDS encoding TRAP transporter small permease yields the protein MNRSIRWMERAGALALFLIMAVMAATTVTRYAFNHPIPDADAICRMLLAIVVFWGLAAACRHGEHIQLDLIVDRFPARLRALAIRAATTVTFLSVAVMTWMSADRIHDLWRSGEKTYDLGLPLWPFYGVAFLGLLASTLVLGLLVLGFIRADRKSDLESAIDGAS from the coding sequence ATGAACCGCAGCATCCGCTGGATGGAACGGGCCGGGGCACTGGCACTGTTCCTGATCATGGCCGTCATGGCCGCTACCACCGTTACCCGCTACGCCTTCAACCATCCGATCCCCGACGCCGACGCGATCTGCCGCATGCTGCTGGCCATCGTGGTGTTCTGGGGCCTGGCCGCCGCCTGCCGCCATGGCGAACATATCCAGCTGGATCTGATCGTGGACCGCTTTCCCGCCCGCCTGCGGGCGCTGGCCATCCGGGCGGCCACCACCGTCACCTTCCTGTCCGTCGCGGTGATGACCTGGATGTCCGCCGACCGCATCCATGACCTGTGGCGCAGCGGCGAAAAGACCTATGACCTTGGGCTGCCGCTGTGGCCGTTCTACGGCGTGGCCTTCCTGGGCCTGCTGGCCTCCACACTTGTGCTGGGGCTGCTGGTGCTGGGCTTTATCCGGGCCGACCGCAAGTCCGATCTGGAATCCGCCATCGACGGAGCATCGTGA
- a CDS encoding TRAP transporter large permease codes for MHYEAAILGFAAVFALMALRVPIGVALGIVGVVGYAMVVKPMPALKLLALTPLRTASDLNFAVVPLFIVMGVLARNAGISSDLFGAFRTWLGALRGGLGLATIGACAGFSAVCGSSIATAATMAKIAVPEMTRAGYDDRYAAATVAAGGTLGILIPPSVPLMIYGILTETDIGTLFIAGIVPGVLATLLYMLTILLISWRNPAAFPLGARTTFAQKLASLRNLWAAIVIFAVVIGGIYGGLFTVIEAAGIGAAATLIVALVQGRLTFDRMVDSFVESVRTTGSLFTMLIGAILFSTFLTVTRAPQVLVDWLSGLDLPAWGIMVLLLAMYFVLGWFLDALAMIIITVPVVYPVILQLGYDPIWFGIVLVIACEMGLLTPPYGINVFVINGVVPTISIPRIFRGVIPFIGIDILRLALIAAFPAIALFLPHLMR; via the coding sequence ATGCATTACGAAGCCGCCATTCTGGGGTTTGCCGCCGTCTTTGCGCTGATGGCCTTGCGGGTGCCCATCGGGGTTGCGCTGGGGATCGTCGGCGTCGTGGGTTATGCCATGGTGGTCAAGCCGATGCCCGCGCTGAAGCTGCTGGCGCTGACGCCGCTGCGCACCGCGTCGGACCTGAACTTTGCCGTGGTGCCGCTGTTCATCGTCATGGGGGTGCTGGCGCGCAATGCCGGGATATCCTCGGACCTGTTCGGCGCGTTTCGCACCTGGCTGGGCGCGCTGCGCGGCGGGCTGGGGCTGGCCACCATCGGTGCCTGTGCCGGGTTTTCGGCCGTCTGCGGATCGTCCATCGCCACCGCCGCCACCATGGCCAAGATCGCCGTGCCGGAAATGACCCGCGCCGGCTATGACGACCGCTACGCCGCCGCGACCGTCGCCGCCGGGGGCACGCTGGGGATCCTGATCCCGCCCTCGGTGCCGCTGATGATCTACGGCATCCTGACCGAGACCGATATCGGCACGCTGTTCATAGCCGGCATCGTGCCGGGCGTTCTGGCGACGCTGTTGTACATGCTGACCATCCTGCTGATTTCCTGGCGCAATCCGGCGGCCTTTCCGCTGGGGGCCCGCACGACCTTTGCGCAAAAGCTTGCATCGCTGCGCAACCTGTGGGCGGCCATCGTGATCTTTGCCGTGGTCATCGGCGGCATCTATGGCGGGCTGTTCACCGTGATCGAGGCTGCCGGCATCGGCGCTGCCGCCACGCTGATCGTGGCGCTGGTGCAGGGGCGGTTGACCTTTGATCGCATGGTCGACAGTTTCGTCGAATCCGTGCGCACCACGGGCTCGCTGTTCACCATGCTGATCGGCGCCATCCTGTTTTCCACCTTCCTGACCGTGACCCGCGCGCCGCAGGTGCTGGTCGACTGGCTGTCGGGGCTGGATCTGCCGGCCTGGGGCATCATGGTGCTGCTGCTGGCGATGTATTTCGTGCTGGGCTGGTTCCTGGATGCGCTGGCGATGATCATCATCACCGTGCCGGTGGTCTATCCGGTGATCCTGCAACTGGGCTACGATCCGATCTGGTTCGGCATCGTGCTGGTCATCGCCTGCGAAATGGGACTGCTGACGCCGCCTTACGGGATCAATGTCTTTGTGATCAACGGGGTGGTGCCGACCATTTCCATTCCGCGGATCTTCCGGGGCGTGATCCCCTTTATCGGGATCGACATCCTGCGGCTGGCGCTGATCGCGGCCTTTCCGGCCATCGCGCTGTTCCTTCCCCATCTGATGCGCTGA
- a CDS encoding SDR family NAD(P)-dependent oxidoreductase, producing the protein MHTTIQAQDIAGRVAVITGAARGIGRAFAETLAGQGAQVVIADRHAALAEDTAAAIRSQAGRAMAVAVDIADSASVLAMRSAVMMEHGRVDILVNNAALMSALERRPFWDIPPEEFDRVMQVNTGGTFRVSALLAPVMRAQGWGRIINMSSSTVLVGHPNYLHYVASKAALQGMTRSMARELAGSGVTVNALLPGQILTGDGNIGQTDEAIARVLARQIVPRSGQTGDLTGLLVWLASAASDFTTGQSFVLDGGFALM; encoded by the coding sequence ATGCATACGACGATACAGGCGCAGGATATTGCCGGGCGGGTTGCCGTGATTACCGGCGCGGCGCGCGGCATCGGCCGGGCCTTTGCCGAAACGCTGGCCGGGCAGGGGGCGCAGGTGGTGATCGCCGACCGCCATGCCGCGTTGGCCGAGGATACCGCCGCCGCCATCCGCAGCCAAGCCGGCAGGGCCATGGCCGTGGCCGTGGACATTGCCGACAGCGCATCGGTTCTGGCCATGCGCTCGGCCGTGATGATGGAACACGGGCGGGTCGACATCCTGGTCAACAACGCCGCGCTGATGTCGGCGCTGGAACGCCGGCCGTTCTGGGACATCCCGCCCGAGGAATTCGACCGCGTGATGCAGGTGAACACCGGGGGCACGTTCCGCGTATCGGCCCTGCTGGCGCCGGTGATGCGGGCGCAGGGCTGGGGGCGGATCATCAACATGTCGTCCTCGACCGTGCTGGTCGGGCATCCGAACTACCTGCATTATGTGGCGTCCAAGGCCGCGCTTCAGGGCATGACCCGGTCCATGGCGCGCGAGCTGGCGGGCAGCGGGGTTACGGTGAACGCGCTGCTGCCCGGCCAGATCCTGACCGGCGATGGCAACATCGGCCAGACGGACGAGGCGATTGCCCGCGTGCTGGCACGGCAGATCGTGCCACGCTCGGGTCAGACCGGCGATCTGACCGGGCTTCTGGTCTGGCTGGCTTCGGCCGCCAGCGATTTCACCACCGGCCAGTCCTTCGTGCTGGACGGCGGCTTTGCGCTGATGTGA
- a CDS encoding GntR family transcriptional regulator gives MPLYTQLYSLFVKRLESGDWQKGSQIPTLDELMVEYGVSRATVREAMARLEREGIVSRSRGRGTHVLRDLSKDRWLLLPNTWDELVHHIETLEADVTEVRRSFVQLPALGLRGVAAAEYWQAQRVNRLGAGGAPYSLATVSLARDIYDTDPDSYGGKSILPVLARDPAVTIASAHQALTISTADLESAHHLGLEVGVPVAQVRREALDPAGRLIYLADIVYPARHLRIDSQLI, from the coding sequence ATGCCGCTTTACACGCAGCTCTACTCGCTGTTCGTCAAACGGCTGGAATCCGGCGACTGGCAAAAGGGCAGCCAGATCCCCACGCTGGACGAGCTGATGGTGGAATATGGCGTATCGCGCGCCACCGTGCGCGAGGCGATGGCCCGGCTGGAACGCGAAGGCATCGTCAGCCGCAGCCGGGGCCGGGGCACGCATGTGCTGCGCGACCTGTCCAAGGACCGCTGGCTGCTGCTGCCCAACACCTGGGACGAACTGGTCCACCATATCGAAACGCTGGAGGCCGACGTGACCGAGGTGCGGCGCAGTTTCGTGCAACTGCCCGCGCTGGGTCTGCGCGGCGTGGCGGCGGCGGAATACTGGCAGGCGCAGCGGGTGAACCGGCTGGGGGCGGGCGGTGCGCCCTATAGCCTGGCCACCGTCAGCCTGGCGCGCGATATCTATGACACCGACCCGGACAGCTATGGCGGCAAGTCCATCCTGCCGGTGCTGGCGCGCGATCCGGCGGTGACCATCGCCTCGGCGCATCAGGCGCTGACGATTTCCACCGCCGATCTGGAATCCGCCCATCACCTGGGGCTGGAGGTGGGCGTGCCGGTGGCCCAGGTCCGGCGCGAGGCGCTGGATCCCGCGGGCCGGCTGATCTATCTGGCCGATATCGTCTATCCCGCGCGGCACCTGCGCATTGACAGCCAGCTGATCTAG
- a CDS encoding NAD(P)/FAD-dependent oxidoreductase — translation MAGHEQLETEIAVIGGGAVGLAIAHRLARAGAEVVLIEGNPHFGDETSGRNNQVIHAGFLYPPGSLKARLCRPGRDALFAWCADHGVPHRLAPKLIPATGQGVAALSALKVQGAAAGVTDLALLDRVALARLEPALQADAALLSPSTGIVDAAALVASLRDAAERAGALLVPAATALGGELAANRHRIAIRSADGTLADLSCRWLINAAGLGAAPLARALRGFPAAHVPPIHFARGQFAAHRGPVPFRHLVVPLGTVLEAGGALSFDPSGQARFGPDTSFVADRDYRLTADVPPAQIDAIRSWWPGLDATRLAPEFAGIRPRVTGPGRPPGDWRIDGPGVHGVPGLIHLFGIDTPGLTACLALAGHVADSVLAPQPNGVPA, via the coding sequence ATGGCGGGGCACGAACAGCTGGAAACCGAGATTGCCGTGATCGGCGGCGGGGCGGTAGGCCTGGCCATTGCGCACCGGCTGGCGCGGGCCGGGGCCGAGGTGGTGCTGATCGAAGGCAACCCGCATTTCGGCGACGAAACCAGTGGGCGCAACAATCAGGTCATCCATGCCGGCTTTCTGTATCCGCCCGGCAGCCTGAAGGCGCGGCTGTGCAGGCCCGGGCGCGATGCGCTGTTCGCCTGGTGCGCTGATCATGGCGTGCCGCACCGGCTGGCGCCCAAGCTGATCCCGGCGACGGGGCAGGGGGTTGCGGCCCTGTCGGCGCTGAAGGTGCAGGGCGCGGCCGCCGGCGTGACCGATCTGGCCTTGCTGGACCGTGTCGCGCTGGCCCGGCTGGAACCCGCGTTGCAGGCCGATGCGGCGCTGCTGTCGCCCTCGACCGGGATCGTCGATGCGGCGGCGCTGGTCGCCAGCCTGCGCGATGCGGCCGAGCGGGCGGGCGCGCTGCTGGTGCCCGCCGCCACCGCGCTGGGGGGCGAGCTTGCGGCAAACCGCCACCGCATCGCCATCCGGTCGGCCGATGGCACCCTGGCCGATCTGTCCTGCCGCTGGCTGATCAACGCGGCCGGTCTGGGCGCGGCGCCGCTGGCGCGCGCGCTGCGCGGCTTTCCCGCCGCCCATGTGCCGCCCATCCATTTCGCGCGCGGCCAGTTTGCCGCGCATCGCGGCCCGGTGCCGTTCCGCCACCTTGTCGTGCCGCTGGGCACCGTGCTGGAGGCGGGCGGCGCGCTCAGTTTCGATCCTTCGGGGCAGGCGCGGTTCGGGCCGGATACCTCCTTTGTGGCCGACCGCGACTATCGCCTGACGGCCGATGTGCCGCCGGCCCAGATCGACGCTATCCGCAGCTGGTGGCCAGGGCTGGATGCCACCCGGCTGGCGCCCGAATTCGCCGGCATCCGGCCGCGCGTCACCGGCCCCGGCCGGCCGCCCGGCGACTGGCGCATCGACGGGCCCGGGGTGCATGGCGTGCCCGGCCTGATCCATCTGTTCGGGATCGACACGCCCGGACTGACCGCCTGCCTGGCGCTGGCCGGCCACGTTGCCGACAGCGTCCTTGCCCCCCAACCGAACGGAGTTCCCGCATGA